From a single Micromonospora carbonacea genomic region:
- a CDS encoding response regulator transcription factor, with amino-acid sequence MSRVLVVEDEESFSDALSYMLRKEGFEVSVAATGPSALTEFDRTGADIVLLDLMLPEMSGTEVCRQLRQRSHVPIIMVTARDSEIDKVVGLEIGADDYVTKPYSPRELVARIRAVLRRQTPDVAESGAPTLAAGPVRMDIERHVVTVDGGTVQLPLKEFELLELLLRNAGRVLTRGQLIDRVWGADYVGDTKTLDVHVKRLRSKIEPEPSAPRFIVTVRGLGYKFEP; translated from the coding sequence TTGAGCCGCGTTCTGGTGGTCGAGGACGAGGAGTCGTTCTCCGACGCCCTGTCGTACATGCTCCGCAAGGAGGGCTTCGAGGTCTCGGTCGCGGCCACCGGCCCGTCGGCCCTCACCGAGTTCGACCGGACGGGCGCGGACATCGTGCTGCTCGACCTGATGCTGCCCGAGATGTCCGGCACCGAGGTGTGCCGGCAGCTCCGCCAGCGCTCGCACGTGCCGATCATCATGGTCACCGCGCGGGACAGCGAGATCGACAAGGTGGTCGGCCTGGAGATCGGGGCCGACGACTACGTGACGAAGCCGTACTCGCCCCGGGAGCTGGTGGCCCGGATCCGGGCGGTGCTGCGCCGGCAGACCCCCGACGTGGCCGAGTCGGGGGCACCGACCCTGGCGGCCGGGCCGGTGCGGATGGACATCGAACGGCACGTCGTCACCGTGGACGGGGGCACCGTGCAGCTTCCGCTCAAGGAGTTCGAGCTGCTGGAGCTGCTGCTGCGCAACGCCGGCCGGGTGCTGACCCGGGGCCAGCTCATCGACCGGGTCTGGGGCGCCGACTACGTCGGCGACACGAAGACCCTCGACGTGCACGTCAAGCGGCTGCGCTCGAAGATCGAGCCGGAGCCGTCCGCGCCGCGCTTCATCGTCACCGTCCGGGGCCTGGGCTACAAGTTCGAGCCGTGA
- a CDS encoding sensor histidine kinase, which translates to MEWAVTAAAVVTLVAGLAIGSLLPRLVRSWRRRGPAAGSGGPARLFRTRGRPMMVDEQQTGLSSLGRRTVDSLRAGVVVLDPDDVPVLVNPAARAMGLLRTGATPGSIAAHPLIRTLAGQVRRTGVRREIELDLPRGRDASGPDPLGVHLRAMAIGGGHVAVEAADVTESHRLARVRRDFVANVSHELKTPIGALQLLAEALLDATEPAGAGAPDLSEDLVAARRFAERIQHESTRLGRLVQELLELTRLQGAEPQPAPEPVALDWVIAEVIDRTRTTAAARRIEVATEGERGLTVYGSDTQLATAVANLVENGITYSGEDTTVRVTTRADGEHVTISVADQGIGIAPTDVERIFERFYRADQARSRATGGTGLGLAIVKHIASNHGGRVEVSSTLGGGSTFTLRLPARPPDDLLPTPQPDGIEAGPAELPAGPTAMKGIPR; encoded by the coding sequence GTGGAGTGGGCGGTGACGGCGGCGGCGGTCGTGACACTGGTGGCCGGGCTGGCCATCGGGTCGCTGCTGCCCCGGCTCGTCCGGTCGTGGCGTCGCCGCGGCCCGGCCGCCGGGAGCGGCGGCCCCGCCCGCCTGTTCCGGACCAGGGGGAGGCCCATGATGGTCGACGAGCAGCAGACCGGCCTCTCCAGCCTGGGCCGCCGCACGGTGGACTCGCTGCGGGCCGGCGTCGTGGTGCTCGACCCCGACGACGTGCCGGTGCTGGTCAACCCGGCGGCCCGCGCGATGGGACTGCTGCGCACCGGGGCCACGCCCGGCTCGATCGCCGCGCACCCCCTGATCCGTACCCTCGCGGGTCAGGTGCGGCGCACCGGCGTGCGGCGCGAGATCGAGCTGGACCTGCCGCGTGGCCGCGACGCCTCCGGCCCCGACCCGCTGGGCGTGCACCTGCGGGCGATGGCCATCGGCGGCGGGCACGTGGCCGTGGAGGCGGCCGACGTCACCGAGTCGCACCGGCTGGCCCGGGTCCGCCGGGACTTCGTGGCCAACGTCAGCCACGAGCTGAAGACGCCGATCGGGGCCCTGCAACTGCTCGCCGAGGCGCTGCTCGACGCCACCGAGCCGGCCGGGGCGGGGGCCCCCGACCTCTCCGAGGACCTGGTGGCCGCGCGCCGGTTCGCCGAGCGCATCCAGCACGAGTCGACCCGGCTGGGGCGGCTGGTGCAGGAGCTGCTGGAGCTGACCCGGCTCCAGGGCGCGGAGCCGCAGCCCGCCCCGGAGCCGGTCGCCCTGGACTGGGTGATCGCCGAGGTGATCGACCGCACCCGCACCACCGCCGCCGCCCGGCGGATCGAGGTGGCCACCGAGGGCGAGCGCGGCCTTACCGTGTACGGCAGCGACACCCAGCTCGCCACCGCAGTGGCGAACCTCGTCGAGAACGGCATCACCTACTCCGGCGAGGACACCACCGTCCGGGTCACCACCCGGGCCGACGGCGAGCACGTCACGATCTCCGTCGCCGACCAGGGCATCGGGATCGCGCCGACGGACGTCGAGCGGATCTTCGAACGGTTCTACCGGGCCGACCAGGCCCGCTCCCGGGCCACCGGCGGCACCGGCCTCGGCCTGGCCATCGTCAAACACATCGCCAGCAACCATGGCGGCCGGGTCGAGGTGTCGAGCACCCTTGGTGGTGGGTCGACGTTCACCCTCCGGCTGCCCGCCCGTCCACCGGACGACCTGCTGCCGACACCGCAACCGGATGGGATCGAGGCCGGCCCGGCCGAGCTTCCGGCAGGTCCGACCGCTATGAAAGGAATACCCCGTTGA
- a CDS encoding MDR family MFS transporter codes for MRTVRGWVRDTAGGLPRTFWYLWTGTLINRLGSFVLVFLAIYLTQERGFDELAAGLVLGLWGVGGAVGTTLGGTLADRWGRRPTLLTAHLGAAGMMLVLGFAQQLWAVAGGALLLGLFAEAARPAFGAMMIDVVPERDRLRAFSLNYWAINLGFACAAILAGLAAEASYLLLFVIDAATTLATAVIIFVKVTETRAPARAVVLPAGAARPRGALRTILGDRIYLGFVALNLLGALVFLQHISMLPIAMGDDGLSPSTYGVVIALNGVLIVAGQLFVPRLIRGRSRSHVLALAAVVMGVGFGLTAFADAAWFYALTVLVWTLGEMLNSPSNSTLIAELSPADLRGRYQGVFSLSWQVAGASAPIVGGLVRQQAGNAALWLGCAAVGVVVAVAHLASGPARERRAAALRPPAGPAPAQRGPLTSAAH; via the coding sequence GTGCGGACAGTGCGGGGCTGGGTGCGGGACACCGCGGGCGGGCTGCCGAGGACCTTCTGGTACCTGTGGACGGGCACCCTGATCAACCGCCTGGGCTCGTTCGTCCTGGTCTTCCTGGCCATCTACCTCACCCAGGAACGCGGCTTCGACGAGTTGGCCGCCGGCCTCGTGCTCGGCCTCTGGGGCGTCGGCGGCGCGGTCGGCACGACGCTGGGCGGGACGCTCGCCGACCGGTGGGGCCGGCGGCCCACGCTGCTCACCGCCCACCTCGGCGCGGCGGGCATGATGCTCGTCCTCGGCTTCGCCCAGCAGCTCTGGGCGGTGGCCGGCGGCGCGCTGCTGCTCGGCCTGTTCGCCGAGGCGGCCCGGCCGGCGTTCGGCGCGATGATGATCGACGTGGTGCCGGAGCGGGACCGGCTGCGCGCGTTCTCGCTCAACTACTGGGCGATCAACCTCGGCTTCGCCTGCGCGGCGATCCTCGCCGGCCTGGCCGCCGAGGCCAGCTACCTGCTGCTGTTCGTGATCGACGCGGCGACCACGCTGGCCACCGCCGTGATCATCTTCGTGAAGGTGACCGAGACCCGGGCCCCGGCCCGCGCCGTCGTGCTCCCCGCCGGGGCCGCCCGCCCCCGGGGGGCGCTGCGCACCATCCTCGGCGACCGGATCTACCTGGGCTTCGTGGCGCTCAACCTGCTCGGCGCGCTGGTCTTCCTCCAGCACATCTCGATGCTGCCGATCGCCATGGGCGACGACGGCCTGAGCCCCTCCACGTACGGCGTGGTGATCGCGCTCAACGGGGTGCTCATCGTGGCCGGGCAGCTCTTCGTGCCCCGGCTGATCCGTGGGCGCAGCCGCTCGCACGTGCTCGCCCTCGCCGCCGTGGTGATGGGCGTCGGGTTCGGGCTGACCGCGTTCGCCGACGCCGCCTGGTTCTACGCCCTCACCGTGCTCGTCTGGACCCTCGGCGAGATGCTCAACTCGCCGTCGAACTCCACCCTGATCGCGGAGCTCTCCCCCGCCGACCTGCGCGGCCGCTACCAGGGCGTCTTCTCGCTGTCCTGGCAGGTCGCCGGGGCCAGCGCGCCGATCGTCGGCGGCCTGGTCCGGCAGCAGGCCGGCAACGCGGCGCTCTGGCTGGGCTGCGCGGCGGTCGGCGTCGTGGTGGCGGTCGCCCACCTGGCCTCCGGGCCGGCCCGGGAGCGGCGGGCCGCCGCGCTGCGCCCGCCGGCCGGGCCCGCGCCGGCCCAGCGCGGACCGTTGACGTCCGCCGCGCACTGA
- a CDS encoding phosphoglyceromutase: protein MTASEGPTVGTLVLLRHGESDWNAKNLFTGWVDVDLTAKGEAEARRGGELLREHDLLPDVVHTSVMRRAIRTAELALNAADRHWIAVRRSWRLNERHYGALQGKNKKQTLDEYGEEQFMLWRRSYDTPPPPIADDDEWSQVGDPRYALLPGELMPRTECLKDVVERMLPYWYDSIVPDILAGRTVLVAAHGNSLRALVKHLDQISDEAIAKLNIPTGIPLRYDLDPQLRPQVLGGTYLDPAAAKEAAAAVANQGR from the coding sequence ATGACTGCGAGCGAAGGGCCCACCGTCGGGACGCTGGTCCTGCTGCGGCACGGCGAGAGCGACTGGAACGCGAAGAACCTCTTCACCGGGTGGGTCGACGTCGACCTGACCGCCAAGGGCGAGGCGGAGGCGCGCCGCGGCGGTGAGCTGCTGCGCGAGCACGACCTGCTGCCGGACGTGGTGCACACCAGCGTGATGCGCCGGGCGATCCGCACCGCCGAGCTGGCGCTGAACGCCGCCGACCGGCACTGGATCGCGGTGCGCCGGTCGTGGCGGCTCAACGAGCGCCACTACGGCGCCCTCCAGGGCAAGAACAAGAAGCAGACCCTCGACGAGTACGGCGAGGAGCAGTTCATGCTCTGGCGTCGCTCGTACGACACCCCGCCGCCGCCGATCGCCGACGACGACGAGTGGTCGCAGGTGGGCGACCCCCGGTACGCGCTGCTGCCGGGCGAGCTGATGCCGCGCACCGAGTGCCTCAAGGACGTCGTCGAGCGGATGCTGCCGTACTGGTACGACTCGATCGTGCCGGACATCCTGGCGGGCCGGACGGTGCTGGTGGCCGCGCACGGCAACTCGCTGCGCGCGCTGGTCAAGCACCTCGACCAGATCAGCGACGAGGCGATCGCGAAGCTGAACATCCCGACCGGCATCCCGCTGCGCTACGACCTGGACCCGCAGCTGCGTCCGCAGGTCCTCGGCGGGACGTACCTCGACCCGGCCGCCGCCAAGGAGGCCGCCGCCGCGGTCGCCAACCAGGGCCGCTGA
- a CDS encoding Ppx/GppA phosphatase family protein has product MRLGVLDVGSNTVHLLVVDAHPGAHPWPAHSEKVVLRLAEQIGPDGALTEAGADGLVRAVAAARASATRLGSGDLLAFATSAVRDATNAAEVLARVRDATGVRLEVLSGADEARMTFLAVRRWFGWSAGRLLALDIGGGSLEIAAGIDEDPAVAVSLPLGAGRLTRDRLRIDPDGAEPPPAGAVADLREYVDGLLDPVVEKMAEVGWERAVATSKTFRTLARLAGAAPSGAGLWARRSVTRQGLRQVLGFVRHIPPRHLSELEGVSVGRAHQLLAGAVVAEAVMRRLDVPALDICPWALREGVILRQLDRFTESATRGDQA; this is encoded by the coding sequence ATGCGACTGGGAGTGCTCGACGTCGGTTCCAACACGGTGCACCTGCTGGTGGTCGACGCCCACCCCGGCGCGCACCCGTGGCCGGCGCACTCGGAGAAGGTGGTGCTCCGGCTCGCCGAGCAGATCGGCCCGGACGGCGCGCTCACCGAGGCCGGCGCGGACGGGCTGGTCCGGGCGGTCGCCGCGGCCCGCGCCTCGGCCACCCGGCTGGGCAGCGGCGACCTGCTGGCCTTCGCCACCTCCGCCGTGCGCGACGCCACCAACGCGGCCGAGGTGCTGGCGAGGGTGCGCGACGCCACCGGCGTACGGCTGGAGGTGCTCTCCGGCGCGGACGAGGCGCGGATGACGTTCCTCGCGGTCCGGCGGTGGTTCGGCTGGTCGGCGGGCCGGCTGCTCGCCCTGGACATCGGCGGCGGATCCCTGGAGATCGCCGCCGGCATCGACGAGGATCCGGCCGTCGCCGTCTCCCTGCCGCTCGGCGCGGGCCGGCTCACCCGGGACCGGCTGCGCATCGACCCCGACGGCGCGGAGCCGCCGCCGGCCGGGGCCGTGGCGGACCTGCGGGAGTACGTCGACGGGCTGCTCGACCCGGTGGTGGAGAAGATGGCCGAGGTGGGCTGGGAACGCGCCGTGGCCACCTCGAAGACGTTCCGCACCCTGGCCCGGCTGGCCGGGGCGGCCCCCTCCGGCGCCGGGCTGTGGGCCCGGCGCAGCGTGACCCGGCAGGGGCTGCGGCAGGTCCTCGGCTTCGTCCGGCACATCCCGCCGCGCCACCTGAGCGAGCTGGAGGGGGTGAGCGTCGGCCGGGCGCACCAGTTGCTGGCCGGCGCGGTGGTGGCCGAGGCGGTGATGCGCCGGCTCGACGTGCCCGCGTTGGACATCTGCCCGTGGGCGCTGCGGGAGGGGGTCATCCTGCGCCAGCTCGACCGCTTCACCGAGAGCGCAACCCGCGGTGACCAGGCGTAA
- a CDS encoding sugar phosphate isomerase/epimerase family protein encodes MTSRVPVLLSTSSVFPERTAAAFQLAAALGYDGIEVMVWTDAVSQDAGALRGLADHYGVPVLSVHAPCLLVTQRVWSPDPWERLRRAAELADTLEAPTVVVHPPFTWQRDYARTFAAGLDEVAGRFTGLRFAVENMYPVRMAGRQFVPYAPGWDPTETGYPSYTLDLSHCAASHTDALAMADRMGPALAHVHLGDGTGEGRDEHLVPGRGGQPCGELLRSLAGRGFTGSVAVEVTTRGAKSRAVREADLRESLEFARANLTAPSPVDA; translated from the coding sequence GTGACTTCCCGCGTCCCGGTGCTCCTGTCCACGTCCTCGGTGTTCCCTGAGCGGACCGCGGCGGCGTTCCAGCTGGCCGCGGCACTCGGGTACGACGGCATCGAGGTGATGGTCTGGACCGACGCCGTCAGCCAGGACGCCGGCGCGCTGCGCGGCCTCGCCGACCACTACGGCGTGCCGGTGCTCTCCGTCCACGCCCCCTGCCTGCTGGTCACCCAGCGGGTGTGGAGCCCCGATCCGTGGGAGCGGCTGCGCCGCGCCGCCGAGCTGGCCGACACCCTGGAGGCGCCCACCGTCGTGGTGCACCCCCCGTTCACCTGGCAGCGCGACTACGCCCGCACCTTCGCCGCCGGGCTGGACGAGGTCGCCGGGCGGTTCACCGGGCTGCGCTTCGCGGTGGAGAACATGTACCCGGTGCGGATGGCCGGCCGGCAGTTCGTCCCGTACGCCCCCGGGTGGGACCCGACCGAGACCGGCTACCCGTCGTACACCCTCGACCTGTCGCACTGCGCGGCCTCGCACACCGACGCCCTGGCCATGGCCGACCGGATGGGCCCGGCCCTCGCCCACGTGCACCTCGGCGACGGCACCGGCGAGGGGCGCGACGAGCACCTGGTGCCGGGGCGCGGCGGCCAGCCCTGCGGCGAGCTGCTGCGGTCCCTGGCCGGGCGCGGCTTCACCGGCTCGGTGGCCGTCGAGGTCACCACGCGGGGCGCGAAGAGCCGCGCCGTCCGCGAGGCCGACCTGCGCGAGTCCCTGGAGTTCGCCCGCGCCAACCTGACCGCGCCGTCCCCCGTCGACGCCTGA
- the phoU gene encoding phosphate signaling complex protein PhoU, giving the protein MRDEFRADLQIVSQLLVDMAEAIRAAMRQATRALLTADRQAAENVIERDAEIDELYRHVEERVCDLLARQAPVASDLRAMITALHVAADLERMGDLADHVAKTALRRHPSPAVPAELRPVFVDMASIADRMAEKIGSVLAKPDADLAAELDRDDDAMDDLHKSLFEVLLGDDWPYGVETAIDATLLGRFYERFADHAVNAGEHVVYLITGEPAVSAE; this is encoded by the coding sequence ATGCGCGACGAGTTCCGGGCCGACCTCCAGATTGTCAGCCAGCTGCTGGTGGACATGGCCGAGGCCATCCGCGCGGCCATGCGCCAGGCCACCCGCGCCCTGCTCACCGCCGACCGCCAGGCCGCCGAGAACGTGATCGAGCGGGACGCCGAGATCGACGAGCTCTACCGGCACGTCGAGGAGCGGGTCTGCGACCTGCTGGCCCGGCAGGCCCCCGTCGCCTCCGACCTGCGGGCCATGATCACCGCCCTGCACGTGGCCGCCGACCTGGAGCGGATGGGCGACCTGGCCGACCACGTGGCGAAGACGGCGCTGCGCCGGCACCCGTCGCCGGCCGTGCCGGCGGAGCTGCGGCCGGTCTTCGTCGACATGGCGTCGATCGCCGACCGGATGGCCGAGAAGATCGGCTCGGTGCTGGCCAAGCCCGACGCCGACCTCGCCGCCGAGCTGGACCGCGACGACGACGCCATGGACGACCTGCACAAGAGCCTCTTCGAGGTGCTGCTCGGCGACGACTGGCCGTACGGGGTGGAGACGGCGATCGACGCCACCCTGCTCGGCCGGTTCTACGAGCGGTTCGCCGACCACGCGGTCAACGCCGGCGAGCACGTCGTCTACCTGATCACCGGGGAGCCCGCCGTGTCGGCCGAGTGA